One Capra hircus breed San Clemente chromosome 29, ASM170441v1, whole genome shotgun sequence genomic region harbors:
- the LOC102171690 gene encoding olfactory receptor 10G9-like — MTNMSLVTTFILMGLPHAPELDTLLCGIFLVIYVLTVVGNLLILLVITVDPRLHTPMYYLLSNLSFIDMWFSTVTVPKMLMTLVSPEGSPISFPSCVAQLYSFHFLGSTECFLYTVMAYDRFLAISYPLRYASMMSGRTCATLATTTWLSGSLHSAAQTTLTFRLPFCGPNQIQHYFCDAPPILKLACADTSANELVIFVNIGVVASGCFLLIVLSYVSIVHSILKIRTSEGRWRAFQTCASHCTVVLCFFVPCIFIYLRPGSKEAVDRIVAVFYTVVTPLLNPVVYTLRNKEVKKALVKLKDKVVHSQSK, encoded by the coding sequence ATGACGAACATGAGCCTAGTGACAACGTTCATCCTCATGGGCCTTCCCCATGCGCCAGAGCTGGACACGCTCctctgtggaatcttcctggtgATCTATGTCCTCACTGTGGTGGGGAACCTACTCATCCTGCTGGTGATCACAGTGGATCCCCGTCTGCACACCCCTATGTACTATCTTCTGAGCAACCTGTCCTTCATTGACATGTGGTTCTCCACAGTCACTGTGCCCAAAATGCTGATGACCCTGGTGTCCCCAGAAGGTAGTCCTATCTCCTTTCCCAGCTGTGTGGCCCAGCTCTACTCCTTCCACTTCCTGGGCAGCACCGAGTGCTTCCTCTACACCgtcatggcctatgaccgcttccTGGCCATCAGTTACCCGCTCAGGTATGCCAGCATGATGAGTGGGAGGACGTGTGCCACCCTGGCCACAAccacgtggctcagtggctcTCTGCACTCTGCTGCCCAGACCACCCTGACGTTCCGTTTGCCCTTCTGTGGACCCAACCAGATCCAGCATTACTTCTGCGATGCACCACCCATCCTCAAACTGGCCTGTGCAGACACCTCTGCCAATGAGTTGGTGATCTTTGTCAACATTGGGGTGGTGGCCTCAGGCTGCTTTCTCCTGATAGTGCTGTCCTACGTGTCCATCGTCCATTCCATCCTGAAGATCCGCACCTCAGAGGGGAGATGGAGAGCCTTCCAGACCTGTGCCTCCCACTGCACTGTGGTCCTTTGCTTCTTTGTTCCCTGTATTTTCATTTACCTGAGACCAGGCTCCAAGGAGGCTGTGGACAGGATTGTGGCTGTTTTCTACACTGTGGTGACGCCCCTTCTGAACCCTGTGGTCTACACCCTGCGGAACAAGGAAGTGAAGAAAGCTCTGGTGAAGCTTAAAGACAAAGTAGTGCATTCACAGAGCAAATAA